One window of Nocardia sp. NBC_00508 genomic DNA carries:
- a CDS encoding class I SAM-dependent methyltransferase — translation MTQKWRKGNSITSGWDYTVKHPIVAMVYTYVAFGSDYRRFYTDLADVRGLVDGAEVLDIPCGGGAVFPPLAGTTPKRYIGADVSPAMLALAAKEAEKSAIANLELLERDVVTLPYDAEFDLCLSYMGLHCMPDPAGAIAAVGRALRPGGVLRGSTVITGKGRKNDLFVSLWQRRGIFADVYPENELREWLRAAGLEQITINCSGAIAYFSATKPGRD, via the coding sequence GTGACCCAGAAATGGCGTAAAGGTAATTCCATCACTTCGGGCTGGGATTACACGGTGAAACATCCGATTGTTGCGATGGTCTATACATATGTCGCTTTCGGATCCGATTACCGGCGTTTCTATACCGACCTGGCCGACGTGCGCGGCCTGGTCGACGGTGCCGAGGTCCTCGATATTCCGTGCGGCGGCGGTGCGGTGTTCCCGCCACTGGCCGGCACCACACCGAAGCGGTACATCGGCGCCGACGTCTCCCCGGCGATGCTCGCACTCGCCGCCAAAGAGGCGGAGAAATCCGCGATCGCGAACCTCGAATTGCTCGAACGCGATGTGGTGACACTTCCCTACGATGCGGAATTCGACCTCTGCCTGAGTTACATGGGCCTGCACTGTATGCCCGACCCGGCGGGTGCGATCGCCGCGGTCGGGCGTGCGCTGCGCCCCGGCGGTGTATTGCGCGGCAGCACGGTCATCACCGGTAAGGGCCGCAAGAACGATCTTTTTGTGTCCCTGTGGCAGCGGCGCGGGATCTTCGCCGATGTCTATCCGGAGAACGAGCTCCGTGAATGGCTCCGAGCGGCGGGCCTCGAACAGATCACCATCAATTGTTCGGGCGCGATCGCGTATTTCTCGGCAACCAAGCCGGGGCGCGACTGA
- a CDS encoding MMPL family transporter has product MFHRITQLAVAAPRRVVAVALALFVGAAIFGIPAVGSLSAGGFNDPESDSARATRLLTEKFGVSDQQLLIVVTAPDGARGEQGRQVAVDVVDQLKRSPHVMDLSSAWTSPEQTAAAMVSKDGRSGLIVANLAGSENDAEHYAKALSDEVAHDRGDVTVRAGGTPLAYAQVNEQSQHDLLLMEAIAIPLSFVALVWVFGGLLAAALPVAVGLIAIVGSMSVLRLITFGTEVSTFALNLATALGFALAIDYTLLIISRYRDEVADGATGNAALFRTMATAGRTVAFSAITVALSMSVLAVFPMYFLRSFAYAGVSIVAFAAIAAIVVSPAVIVLLGHRLDALDVRRLARRLRGRPDPVATPIEQSFWYRSTKRVMRHAVPVGVAVIALLLLLGSPALGMKWGFSDDRLLPDSMSAHQVGDQLRGEFAIDPAAAIPIVVPDAVGLEQADLERYAVNLSLLPDVAAVAAPSGSFAGGLKVGPPTALAGLAEGSGYLTVFSTAPMSTDASDTQLDRIHELAGPAGRSVQISGLAQINRDSVEAITSRLPLVLGLIAALTLALLFLLTGSVVLPVKALILNVLSLTATFGALVWIFQDGNLGGLGTTPTGTLVASMPVMLFCIAFGLSMDYEVFLVSRFREHWETSDRTAEANDEGVALGVARTGRVITAAALLMAISFGALTASQVPFMRMFGLGLTLAVLMDATLIRTVLVPAAMHVMGRANWWAPKPFAALHDRIGISESR; this is encoded by the coding sequence TTGTTTCACCGGATCACGCAACTGGCAGTCGCCGCACCACGACGGGTCGTCGCCGTCGCGCTGGCGCTGTTTGTCGGAGCGGCGATATTCGGCATCCCGGCGGTGGGGAGTCTGTCGGCGGGCGGCTTCAATGATCCGGAGTCGGATTCGGCCAGGGCCACCCGGCTGCTGACGGAGAAGTTCGGCGTCAGCGATCAGCAACTGCTGATCGTGGTGACCGCCCCGGACGGTGCCCGCGGTGAACAGGGACGACAGGTCGCCGTCGACGTCGTCGACCAGCTGAAACGCTCGCCGCACGTCATGGACCTGTCGTCGGCGTGGACCTCGCCCGAGCAGACGGCGGCGGCCATGGTCAGCAAGGACGGCAGGTCCGGGCTGATCGTGGCCAATCTCGCGGGCTCGGAGAACGACGCGGAGCACTACGCGAAGGCGCTGTCGGACGAAGTGGCGCACGACCGTGGCGATGTCACCGTGCGCGCGGGCGGCACGCCGCTGGCCTACGCGCAGGTCAACGAGCAGAGCCAGCACGACCTGCTGCTGATGGAAGCCATCGCGATTCCGCTGAGTTTCGTGGCGCTGGTGTGGGTGTTCGGCGGGTTGCTGGCGGCGGCCCTGCCGGTCGCCGTCGGTTTGATCGCCATTGTCGGTTCGATGTCGGTACTCCGGCTGATCACCTTCGGCACCGAGGTCTCGACCTTCGCGCTGAACTTGGCCACCGCGCTGGGATTCGCCCTGGCGATCGACTACACCTTGTTGATCATCAGCCGCTACCGCGACGAAGTGGCCGACGGCGCCACCGGCAACGCGGCGCTGTTCCGGACCATGGCCACCGCGGGCCGGACCGTGGCGTTCTCCGCGATCACCGTCGCGCTGTCCATGTCGGTGCTGGCGGTGTTCCCGATGTACTTCCTGAGATCGTTCGCGTACGCGGGAGTGTCCATCGTCGCCTTCGCGGCGATCGCGGCGATCGTGGTGTCGCCGGCGGTCATCGTGCTGCTGGGGCACCGGCTGGACGCCCTGGATGTGCGGCGCCTGGCCCGCCGGCTGCGGGGCCGGCCCGATCCGGTGGCCACGCCGATCGAGCAGTCGTTCTGGTACCGCTCGACCAAGCGCGTCATGCGCCACGCCGTACCGGTCGGCGTGGCGGTGATCGCGCTGCTCCTGCTGCTCGGATCTCCCGCCCTCGGCATGAAATGGGGATTCTCGGACGACCGCCTGCTCCCGGACTCCATGTCGGCACACCAGGTGGGCGACCAGTTGCGCGGCGAATTCGCCATCGATCCCGCGGCGGCGATTCCCATCGTCGTCCCCGACGCGGTCGGCCTCGAGCAGGCCGACCTCGAGCGGTACGCCGTGAACCTCTCGCTCCTGCCCGATGTCGCCGCGGTGGCGGCCCCGAGCGGCTCGTTCGCCGGTGGCCTGAAAGTGGGGCCGCCCACCGCGTTGGCCGGCCTGGCCGAGGGCAGCGGGTATCTGACGGTCTTCAGCACCGCGCCGATGAGTACCGACGCCTCCGACACGCAGCTGGACAGGATTCACGAACTGGCGGGCCCGGCGGGCCGATCGGTCCAGATATCCGGGCTCGCGCAGATCAACCGCGACAGCGTGGAGGCGATCACCTCGCGATTGCCGCTGGTCCTCGGGTTGATCGCCGCCCTCACCCTCGCGCTGCTGTTCCTGCTCACCGGCAGCGTGGTGCTGCCGGTGAAGGCGCTGATCCTCAACGTGTTGTCGCTGACCGCGACATTCGGCGCGCTCGTCTGGATCTTCCAGGACGGCAACCTCGGAGGCTTGGGAACCACGCCCACCGGAACGCTGGTCGCCAGCATGCCGGTGATGTTGTTCTGCATCGCGTTCGGCTTGTCGATGGACTACGAGGTGTTCCTGGTGTCGCGGTTCCGCGAGCACTGGGAGACCTCCGACCGCACCGCGGAGGCCAACGACGAGGGCGTGGCGCTGGGCGTGGCCCGCACCGGGCGGGTGATCACCGCCGCCGCGCTGCTCATGGCGATCTCGTTCGGCGCGCTGACGGCCTCGCAGGTGCCGTTCATGAGGATGTTCGGCCTCGGCCTCACCCTGGCAGTACTAATGGATGCGACCCTGATCCGCACCGTGCTGGTGCCCGCGGCGATGCACGTGATGGGCCGTGCAAACTGGTGGGCGCCGAAACCCTTTGCCGCACTGCACGATCGGATCGGCATCAGCGAATCCCGTTAG
- a CDS encoding SRPBCC family protein: MTLYALRPSYLDDIATMRHHLRTERTVRSSADRAFGILATGEGQREWAEGYRSTTWYGTTPHGTATVRDIHLRWITVRERFLVWEPGRRFCFSADAMSIPLAHRLIEDITFESIDEHSCVLRWQVHLDTAALLRPVQERLVSTTFAPMFERFAAGLASYAAAATTPRGEIGGEAATG; this comes from the coding sequence ATGACCTTGTACGCACTGCGGCCCAGCTACCTCGACGACATCGCGACGATGCGTCACCATCTGCGGACCGAGCGAACAGTGCGCTCCTCCGCCGATCGGGCCTTCGGCATCCTCGCCACGGGCGAAGGTCAGCGCGAGTGGGCCGAGGGCTATCGGTCCACCACGTGGTACGGCACGACGCCCCACGGCACCGCCACCGTGCGTGACATCCACCTGCGCTGGATCACCGTCCGCGAACGATTCCTCGTGTGGGAGCCGGGCCGCCGGTTCTGCTTCTCGGCCGACGCCATGTCGATCCCCTTGGCGCACAGGCTGATCGAGGACATCACCTTCGAGTCGATCGACGAGCACAGCTGCGTCCTGCGGTGGCAGGTCCACCTGGACACCGCCGCGCTTCTGCGCCCGGTCCAGGAGCGACTCGTGTCGACGACCTTCGCGCCGATGTTCGAACGCTTCGCCGCCGGACTGGCGTCCTACGCCGCAGCCGCGACGACACCACGGGGTGAGATCGGCGGCGAAGCCGCTACCGGCTAA
- a CDS encoding SDR family NAD(P)-dependent oxidoreductase, whose translation MAATAVRIGVRVLPADLSDTHGVFAERSPERVVDEIAVNVGAVVALTHALLPGMVARGRGAVVNVASTAAFQPIPYMAVYGATKAFVLSFTEALWGELDGTGVEALALCPGATDTEFFEVTGEAASVGGRQTPARVAATAMKALDRRNSPPSVVSGLANKWSTRLPRVLPRRTVIRVTRGLVAPK comes from the coding sequence GTGGCTGCAACAGCAGTTCGAATCGGTGTCCGGGTGCTGCCCGCGGACCTGTCGGATACCCACGGTGTCTTCGCCGAGCGGTCGCCGGAGCGGGTCGTCGACGAGATCGCGGTCAATGTCGGCGCGGTGGTGGCGCTGACTCACGCGTTGCTGCCGGGGATGGTGGCCCGCGGTCGCGGTGCCGTGGTGAACGTCGCCTCGACAGCGGCCTTCCAGCCCATTCCCTACATGGCCGTGTACGGCGCGACCAAGGCTTTCGTGCTGTCGTTCACCGAGGCGCTGTGGGGTGAACTCGACGGCACCGGTGTCGAAGCCCTCGCGCTGTGCCCCGGCGCTACCGACACCGAGTTCTTCGAGGTCACCGGGGAAGCCGCCAGTGTCGGCGGCCGCCAGACCCCGGCCCGGGTGGCCGCGACGGCGATGAAGGCCCTCGACCGCCGCAACAGCCCGCCCAGCGTGGTCTCCGGACTCGCCAACAAGTGGTCGACCCGGCTTCCCCGGGTGTTGCCGCGGCGGACGGTCATCCGGGTCACCCGAGGACTGGTGGCGCCGAAATGA
- a CDS encoding IS3 family transposase (programmed frameshift), whose translation MPKPYPREFRDDVVRVARNRDDGVTLEQIAADFGIHPMTLSKWMRQADVDEGTKPGTSTSESAELRAAKRRIRLLEQENEVLKRAAAYFAQANLPKMIYPLVRELAEDGIPVTVTCRVLKLARQPYYRWLAEPVTAAELDQAYRANALFDAHRDDPEFGYRFLADEARAAGEPMADRTAWRICSAQGWWSAFGKKRRGKGKAGPPVHDDLVQRDFTAEAPNRLWLADISEHQTGEGKLYICAVKDVYSNRIVGYSIDSRMKSALAVHALNNAVARRGEVAGCILHTDRGSQFRSRKFVRALTRHGMAGSMGRVGAAGDNAAMESFFALLQKNVLDRRSWCSREELRIAIVTWIERTYHRRRRQATLGRLTPVQYETIMTPPASQAA comes from the exons GTGCCGAAGCCCTATCCCCGTGAGTTCCGCGACGATGTCGTGCGTGTGGCTCGCAATCGCGACGATGGTGTGACGCTGGAGCAGATCGCCGCCGATTTCGGGATCCACCCGATGACGCTGTCGAAATGGATGCGTCAGGCCGACGTCGACGAGGGAACCAAACCGGGCACCAGCACGAGCGAGTCGGCCGAGCTGCGGGCGGCGAAACGGCGAATCCGGTTGCTGGAGCAGGAGAACGAGGTCCTCAAACGGGCCGCCGCTTATTTCGCGCAGGCGAACCTGCCG AAAATGATCTACCCGCTCGTCCGCGAGCTGGCCGAAGACGGGATCCCCGTCACGGTGACGTGCCGGGTGCTGAAACTGGCTCGTCAGCCGTACTACCGATGGCTGGCCGAACCGGTCACTGCCGCCGAACTCGACCAGGCGTATCGGGCCAACGCGCTGTTCGACGCCCATCGCGACGATCCCGAATTCGGGTACCGATTTCTCGCCGACGAGGCCCGCGCCGCCGGTGAACCGATGGCCGACCGCACTGCATGGCGGATCTGTTCGGCCCAGGGCTGGTGGAGTGCGTTCGGCAAGAAGCGACGCGGAAAGGGCAAGGCCGGCCCGCCGGTCCACGATGACCTGGTCCAACGCGACTTCACCGCTGAGGCTCCGAATCGGTTGTGGCTGGCCGACATTTCCGAACATCAGACAGGCGAGGGCAAGCTCTACATTTGTGCGGTCAAGGACGTCTATTCCAACCGGATCGTCGGCTACTCCATCGACTCACGCATGAAATCGGCGCTGGCGGTGCACGCGCTCAACAATGCGGTGGCTCGCCGTGGCGAGGTGGCCGGTTGCATTCTGCACACCGACCGCGGATCGCAATTTCGCAGCCGGAAATTCGTGCGAGCCCTGACTCGTCACGGCATGGCCGGGTCGATGGGCCGTGTCGGCGCGGCCGGTGACAATGCCGCCATGGAGAGTTTCTTCGCGCTGCTGCAGAAGAATGTCCTCGACCGCCGATCCTGGTGCAGCCGTGAGGAATTGCGCATCGCGATCGTCACCTGGATCGAACGGACCTACCACCGCCGCCGACGCCAAGCTACCCTCGGCCGTTTGACGCCGGTCCAATACGAGACCATCATGACCCCACCGGCCAGTCAGGCCGCGTGA
- a CDS encoding WXG100 family type VII secretion target: MHLRASGILAVRPSVRSSGRRGFARRGWSGGAATDFSAGWSEVRDGGGQIITALREMAEKLGVSAQTYESRDWTNASALNTSGDCCTIG; this comes from the coding sequence ATACACCTACGAGCTAGCGGAATCCTTGCAGTCCGCCCTTCGGTCCGTAGCTCAGGACGTCGCGGCTTTGCTCGACGGGGCTGGTCTGGCGGCGCAGCGACCGACTTCTCCGCAGGGTGGTCCGAGGTCCGCGATGGGGGAGGTCAGATCATCACGGCGTTGAGGGAGATGGCTGAAAAGCTTGGTGTTTCCGCCCAAACCTACGAAAGCCGCGACTGGACCAACGCATCAGCGTTGAACACCTCGGGGGACTGCTGCACGATCGGGTGA